The genomic interval CCGGCGTCACCGGGACCAGCTCTTCCGGCACGATCTTGGTGGCGTCGAGGACGTCGAAGCTGAAGCCGTCGGCCTGCTCCTCCGTGAAGATCTGGACGCCCAGCTCGTACTCGGGAAAGACCCCGGCCTCGATGGATTCCCAGAGATCGCGGCGCGTGTAGTCGGGATCGGCGCCGGCGATCTTGACGCACTCGTCCCAGTCCAGCGAATGCGTCCCCGCCGTCGGCGTCCAGTGGAACTTCACGAAGCGCGACTCCCCCTTGGCATTGACCAGGCGGAACGTGTGCACGCCGAAACCCTGCATGGTGCGGAAGCTCCGGGGCAGCGCGCGATCCGACATCACCCACAGCAGCATGTGGGTCGATTCGGGCATGAGCGAGACGAAGTCCCAGAAGGTGTCGTGGGCGCTGGCCGCCTGCGGCATCGCGTGGTGGGGCTCCGGCTTCAGGGCGTGGACCAGGTCCGGGAACTTCATGGCGTCCTGAATGAAGAAGATCGGGATGTTGTTGCCGACGAGATCGAAGTTGCCTTCTTCGGTATAGAACTTCGTGGCGAACCCGCGAACGTCGCGCGGGGTGTCGGTGGAGCCGCGCTCGCCCGCGACGGTGGAGAACCGCACGAAGACGGGCGTGCGCTTGCCCTTCGCGGACAGGAAGGCCGCGCGCGTGTACTTCGCGAGGGAGTCGTAGCATTCGAAGAAGCCGTGGGCGCCCGACCCGCGCGCGTGGACGATTCGCTCGGGGATGCGCTCGTGATCGAAGTGGGTGATCTTCTCGCGGAGGATGAAGTCCTCGAGGAGGGCGGGGCCCCGCAGCCCCCCCTTGAGCGAGTTCTGGTTGTCCGCGACGGGCTGGGCGAAGTTGGTCGTCAGGACCCGTCCGCCGGAATCGACACGGACGCGGTCGAGGGGCCGGTTGCCGGGATTCACCCCGGGACTGGCGGGCGCGCCGGTCTTGTCCGACGCATTCGCCTCGGTGAGCGTGCTGGCGACGACCGTCGGGTCCGGCTCGGCGGTGGCTCCGGGCTTGGGCGTCCGCGACGCGTCGCCGTGCTCGCCCGCTTTCGATCGGTTGAACGGAAACGCGGCGGCCAGGGCCTCGGTGCCCCGCATCTTGCGCTCCGCGGGGCGGTTGCCCGGCTCCGGCGGAGACTTCCTGGCGCCACTCACGGTCGACTTGGCGGCCCCCTTGCTCTGGACGCGCGGCTTTCGATTCTTTGGCATGCCCTTGTCCTCCACGAGATCGGTGCGCCCACGGCAAGCCGGCAGGACGCAGTCAGTCCGTCAGTAGGTTCGGCTCGTAGAGCAAGCGGTATGCCGCTGCGTCGGGCATCACATTCCCAGGGAATTGGTCGAGGGCAGTCCTCCGCCGACGCCGCTCCGCACCGTTCGACTCGGTAAGGATGGGCGGACGCGAACCGCGGGCGCGCCTACGAGGGGCGCGCGCGCGGAGCGACCCGGCGGATCCGCGCGGGCCTCTCCGCTCAGGCCGCGACCTTCACGCGGCAGAAGCAGGAGGCCTTCACC from Candidatus Methylomirabilota bacterium carries:
- a CDS encoding catalase, with protein sequence MPKNRKPRVQSKGAAKSTVSGARKSPPEPGNRPAERKMRGTEALAAAFPFNRSKAGEHGDASRTPKPGATAEPDPTVVASTLTEANASDKTGAPASPGVNPGNRPLDRVRVDSGGRVLTTNFAQPVADNQNSLKGGLRGPALLEDFILREKITHFDHERIPERIVHARGSGAHGFFECYDSLAKYTRAAFLSAKGKRTPVFVRFSTVAGERGSTDTPRDVRGFATKFYTEEGNFDLVGNNIPIFFIQDAMKFPDLVHALKPEPHHAMPQAASAHDTFWDFVSLMPESTHMLLWVMSDRALPRSFRTMQGFGVHTFRLVNAKGESRFVKFHWTPTAGTHSLDWDECVKIAGADPDYTRRDLWESIEAGVFPEYELGVQIFTEEQADGFSFDVLDATKIVPEELVPVTPVGRMVLDRNPDNFFAETEQVAFGVQNLVPGIDFSDDPLLAGRIHSYFDTQLLRLGGPNFHEIPINAPIAQAHNNQRDGFHRQSIHRGRVSYEPNSLGGGCPFQAGMRGFTSFPEPVSDHKVRGKPEKFGDHYSQATLFWNSQVPYEKAHIVRGFRFELTKVQVPAIRERTVSMLRNVSDELAKAVADGLGMPLPRPMPRVVEGVRPEVTASPALSLTYRPGDGRIRGRKVAILVARGVHGPSLARAQAILSKAGAVVRRLAARLNGLETADGETVEPDATFETMPSVLFDAVVVPDGDPAADELISLGHAREFLRDQFRHGKPILILGAGERVVAEAGVPTNDGSDWALVRDLDAFVDAIGKHRNWDRPTDPPRV